The Chloracidobacterium sp. genome includes a window with the following:
- a CDS encoding PDZ domain-containing protein, producing MPTSFFLHSAGQRFIVARLGLLWYGLFALALSGNAQTSKSPMLEYTLTPQAPNSHLITIAIRYAPPDSVKQIDFALPAWRPGRYQIQNYARNVRDFAATDQTGQTLRWEKIDKSTWRVERGAAREVRVSYAYYANTLDAGSTLWNDEELYWNGTNLLMYVVGRKTLPARLSLTLPAGWTCAYPLRKVGEPFVYEAPDYDTLADAPGVASPALNSVRFEHAGTTYHLVFQGPVSVPLSEIAEQVRRIVAETTAMFGGKTPFRDYWFLYHSIPGGRFHGVEHLNSTSITFPSNVFEERPQRFYSITAHEFFHAWNVKRIRPQVLGPFDYSREVYTRNLWVAEGVTSYYDDLLCRRAGVISEEDYLRTLATTIATQQRMPGRLVTPVTAASFDAWLTPDDGNVRVDFYTKGALVALLLDLDIRRRTDGAKSLDDVMRWLYATYAERGVGYPENGMQLAVEAVTGASYADFFARYVDGTAELPYGEYLAAVGLELVEARSPKQPKVSLGVELTGDDKQTVIANVFPDEAGFRAGLDRGDILVAIDGEQANTATVPELLKKRQPGDVVKVLVFRRGKLREAVVTLQPETRVDFQVRPVASPGAAQTRLYQAWIGSMQPRS from the coding sequence ATGCCGACATCGTTTTTTCTTCACTCCGCCGGACAACGTTTCATCGTTGCGCGGCTTGGGCTGCTCTGGTACGGCCTGTTCGCCCTTGCCCTTTCCGGGAACGCCCAAACATCCAAGTCACCGATGCTTGAATACACGTTGACGCCGCAAGCGCCGAACTCGCACCTCATCACCATCGCCATCCGCTATGCGCCGCCGGACTCGGTCAAACAGATTGACTTTGCGCTTCCCGCTTGGCGGCCGGGGCGCTACCAGATTCAGAACTATGCGCGCAATGTCCGCGACTTTGCAGCGACCGACCAGACCGGACAGACGCTGCGGTGGGAAAAGATTGATAAGTCCACCTGGCGGGTTGAGCGCGGCGCAGCGCGGGAAGTGCGAGTTTCATACGCCTACTACGCCAACACGCTTGACGCTGGCTCAACGCTTTGGAACGACGAAGAGTTGTACTGGAACGGGACGAATCTGTTGATGTACGTCGTTGGGCGCAAGACGCTCCCGGCGCGGCTGTCGCTGACGCTGCCTGCGGGTTGGACGTGCGCCTATCCCCTCAGGAAGGTCGGCGAGCCGTTTGTCTATGAAGCGCCCGATTACGACACGCTGGCCGACGCACCCGGCGTCGCCAGCCCAGCGCTGAACAGCGTACGGTTTGAACACGCCGGAACGACATACCATTTGGTGTTTCAGGGGCCGGTTAGCGTCCCACTTTCCGAGATCGCGGAACAGGTACGGCGCATCGTAGCCGAAACGACGGCGATGTTCGGCGGCAAAACGCCGTTTCGTGACTACTGGTTTCTCTATCACTCGATTCCAGGCGGACGCTTTCACGGCGTCGAACACCTCAACTCGACCAGCATCACATTCCCGTCAAATGTTTTCGAGGAACGCCCGCAGCGGTTTTACTCGATTACGGCGCATGAGTTTTTTCATGCGTGGAACGTCAAGCGGATTCGGCCGCAGGTGCTGGGGCCGTTTGACTACAGCCGGGAGGTTTACACGCGCAACCTGTGGGTCGCCGAAGGGGTGACGAGTTACTATGACGACTTGCTTTGTCGGCGGGCGGGGGTCATTTCGGAAGAGGACTACTTACGGACGCTGGCGACGACCATTGCTACCCAGCAGCGGATGCCGGGGCGACTGGTGACGCCAGTGACGGCGGCGAGTTTTGACGCTTGGCTGACGCCGGACGACGGGAATGTGCGGGTGGATTTCTACACCAAAGGGGCGCTGGTGGCGCTGCTGCTCGATCTGGACATCCGGCGGCGTACCGACGGCGCGAAGTCGCTTGACGACGTGATGCGGTGGCTGTATGCGACCTACGCGGAACGCGGCGTCGGGTATCCTGAAAACGGCATGCAGTTGGCGGTCGAGGCGGTGACCGGCGCAAGTTATGCGGATTTTTTCGCGCGGTACGTGGACGGTACGGCGGAGTTGCCCTACGGCGAGTACTTGGCGGCGGTTGGGCTTGAGTTGGTTGAGGCGCGGTCGCCGAAGCAACCGAAAGTGTCGCTGGGCGTAGAGTTGACGGGCGACGACAAGCAGACGGTAATCGCCAACGTGTTTCCCGACGAAGCGGGTTTTCGCGCAGGGCTTGACCGGGGGGACATTCTGGTGGCGATTGACGGCGAACAGGCGAATACGGCGACCGTACCGGAGTTGCTGAAGAAGCGACAGCCCGGCGATGTCGTCAAAGTCTTGGTGTTTCGGCGCGGCAAGTTGCGGGAAGCGGTGGTGACGCTGCAACCGGAAACGCGGGTGGATTTTCAGGTACGTCCTGTAGCGTCGCCGGGCGCCGCCCAGACACGGCTGTATCAAGCGTGGATCGGCTCGATGCAGCCTCGTTCGTAG
- a CDS encoding glucose-1-phosphate adenylyltransferase: MDKVLAVILGGGKGTRLYPLTRERSKPAVPLGGKYRLIDIPVSNCINSGISRILVLTQFNSASLNRHIARTYRFSQFTNGFVEILAAEQTPDNPDWFQGTADAVRQNFRHLKSTHATTILILSGDHLYRMDYAKFIAYHESFGNDVTVSVTAIPPDNASEFGLLKVDEDGRVIEFREKPTGAALESMRVDTTRFGLSPEEAAKRPYLASMGIYVFRMDVLEALLQDTSRVDFGKEVIPQAIQTHQVGAYLFNGYWEDIGTISAFFRANMELTDVLPRFNFFDMEAPIYTRPRFLPGTKVRNAQIINSIINEGCIINEATIRRSIIGIRSRIESGTQFDHVLMMGADEYETLDDLRENRLAGRPDIGVGKFCTIRNAILDKGVRIGNNVRLLNEAGVKEADGPNYFIRDGIIIIPKEAVIPDNTTI; encoded by the coding sequence ATGGATAAGGTTTTGGCCGTCATTCTCGGCGGCGGCAAGGGGACGCGGCTATACCCACTCACCCGCGAACGCTCTAAGCCGGCCGTACCGCTTGGTGGGAAGTACCGTCTGATTGATATTCCCGTCAGCAACTGCATCAACTCCGGTATTTCACGGATTCTGGTGCTGACACAGTTCAACTCAGCGTCGTTGAACCGCCATATCGCCCGGACATATCGGTTCAGTCAATTCACCAACGGCTTTGTCGAAATCCTCGCCGCCGAACAAACCCCTGACAACCCTGACTGGTTTCAGGGAACGGCGGACGCGGTGCGGCAAAACTTCCGTCACTTGAAAAGTACCCACGCGACGACGATTCTCATTTTGTCGGGCGATCATCTCTACCGCATGGACTACGCCAAGTTCATCGCCTACCACGAATCCTTCGGCAACGACGTGACGGTTTCTGTGACGGCAATCCCGCCGGACAACGCTTCAGAGTTTGGCCTCCTCAAGGTGGATGAAGACGGGCGAGTAATTGAATTTCGAGAAAAACCCACCGGAGCGGCGCTTGAAAGTATGCGGGTGGATACGACGCGGTTTGGTCTGTCGCCCGAAGAGGCCGCGAAACGGCCGTACTTGGCCTCAATGGGCATCTACGTGTTCAGGATGGATGTGCTGGAGGCGCTTCTACAGGACACCAGCCGCGTGGATTTCGGCAAGGAAGTTATTCCGCAGGCCATTCAAACCCATCAGGTCGGGGCCTATCTGTTCAACGGCTACTGGGAGGACATCGGGACAATCAGCGCCTTTTTTCGAGCCAACATGGAACTGACGGATGTCCTACCGCGCTTCAACTTCTTCGACATGGAAGCGCCTATTTACACCCGCCCACGCTTTCTGCCGGGCACAAAGGTACGCAACGCGCAGATTATCAACTCAATTATCAACGAAGGCTGCATTATTAATGAAGCCACTATCCGACGCTCAATCATAGGCATTCGCAGCCGGATTGAAAGTGGGACGCAGTTTGACCACGTACTGATGATGGGCGCAGACGAATATGAAACGCTGGACGATCTGCGAGAAAACCGGCTTGCTGGCCGGCCGGACATCGGTGTGGGCAAATTCTGCACCATTCGCAACGCGATCCTCGACAAAGGCGTTCGGATTGGCAACAATGTGCGGTTGCTGAATGAAGCCGGTGTCAAGGAAGCCGACGGACCGAATTATTTCATCCGCGACGGCATCATCATCATTCCCAAAGAGGCGGTGATTCCAGACAACACCACCATCTGA